From the Musa acuminata AAA Group cultivar baxijiao chromosome BXJ1-2, Cavendish_Baxijiao_AAA, whole genome shotgun sequence genome, one window contains:
- the LOC135612361 gene encoding 36.4 kDa proline-rich protein-like, giving the protein MEMYHVAVLLLLAHFASFPHSLACPYCSTPTTPPKQSPPPPPPPSPCPPPPRSVGPVPPSPKTPSPPSSGTCPIDTLKLDACVDLLGGLVHAVIGQDTQDKCCPVIQGLADLDAALCLCTTIKAKALDINVLLPIALELLVDCGKHVPSDYQCPA; this is encoded by the coding sequence ATGGAGATGTACCATGTGGCTGTCCTCCTCCTACTTGCACACTTCGCCTCCTTCCCTCATTCCCTGGCTTGCCCCTACTGCTCCACCCCAACCACTCCCCCCAAGCagtccccgccgccgccgcctccgccgtcaCCGTGCCCTCCTCCACCGCGCAGTGTGGGGCCGGTGCCCCCGTCGCCCAAGACGCCGTCGCCACCGTCGTCCGGGACGTGCCCCATCGACACCCTCAAGCTGGACGCATGCGTCGACCTGCTCGGCGGGCTGGTGCATGCGGTCATCGGCCAGGACACGCAGGACAAGTGCTGCCCGGTGATCCAAGGCCTCGCGGACTTGGACGCCGCGCTGTGTCTCTGTACTACTATTAAGGCCAAGGCGTTGGACATCAACGTCCTTCTTCCTATTGCGCTTGAGCTGCTCGTTGACTGTGGCAAGCATGTGCCATCGGACTACCAGTGCCCTGCTTAA